One window from the genome of Rhodopirellula halodulae encodes:
- a CDS encoding helix-turn-helix domain-containing protein encodes MAQANAHLKQARKSLGLSQLQLAARAGVSSRTVQFAESGQNVSSGTMRRIAGALGMEPDQLVRIDPGTGQDAFADLPWSLADTFRTRRPITDGSMCRDEAEVIEIVRLMRENFSIHIQKWGSEEHQEQALKRDEAINEVYFRYEQRYVDYWKRNPGCIRVDRYDGTICGVSIALPLTKEAFTAFRNGELAWLDISPDDIDDQSQYLLLDSVTEFTNRCRRPWYQVTESLSFVLLSQVARLAIDPNGTDFEMVSFSASPLNERRLKTIGFIAEDSAEPEFNYPIFWFGEDARILGTEEFSNWSTFKHFAMLIKAADKASFSRRMLRGLLGVIKRRQKPHYDYVPQRAA; translated from the coding sequence ATGGCACAAGCTAACGCTCATCTCAAACAGGCCCGCAAAAGTTTGGGGTTGTCGCAACTTCAATTGGCGGCGCGAGCTGGTGTTTCTTCGAGAACCGTGCAATTTGCGGAATCTGGGCAAAACGTTTCCAGCGGGACCATGCGGCGAATCGCGGGTGCGCTGGGAATGGAACCCGATCAATTGGTTCGCATCGATCCCGGGACCGGCCAAGACGCCTTTGCCGATTTGCCATGGTCGTTGGCAGACACATTTAGAACCAGACGACCGATCACAGACGGCAGCATGTGCCGCGACGAAGCGGAGGTGATCGAGATCGTTCGATTGATGCGCGAAAACTTCAGCATCCACATTCAAAAATGGGGTTCCGAGGAGCACCAAGAACAAGCGCTCAAACGCGACGAAGCAATCAACGAAGTCTACTTTCGGTATGAGCAACGCTACGTCGACTATTGGAAACGCAACCCAGGATGCATCCGGGTCGACCGCTACGATGGAACGATCTGCGGCGTGAGCATTGCTTTGCCCCTAACAAAGGAGGCTTTCACTGCGTTTCGTAACGGTGAACTGGCATGGCTCGACATCTCCCCCGACGACATTGATGACCAGTCGCAATATCTGTTGCTGGATTCGGTCACCGAGTTCACCAATCGCTGCCGGCGTCCTTGGTATCAGGTCACTGAATCACTGAGTTTCGTGTTGCTCTCGCAAGTCGCTCGACTCGCGATCGACCCGAATGGGACCGACTTTGAGATGGTCTCTTTCTCCGCCAGCCCACTGAACGAGCGCAGGTTGAAAACCATTGGCTTCATCGCGGAAGACTCCGCTGAACCTGAATTCAACTACCCAATCTTTTGGTTCGGTGAAGACGCACGTATTTTGGGGACGGAAGAGTTCTCGAACTGGTCCACGTTCAAACACTTCGCCATGTTGATCAAAGCTGCCGACAAAGCCTCGTTCAGCCGACGTATGCTTCGTGGGCTGCTGGGAGTGATCAAGCGGCGGCAGAAACCGCACTACGATTACGTTCCTCAGCGAGCTGCGTAA
- a CDS encoding SIR2 family NAD-dependent protein deacylase, which produces MNVLILSGAGISAESGIPTFRDADGLWEGHAVEEVATPQGFARNPDLVHEFYNQRRRALQQPNIQPNAAHVALADFERDHLAKDRGRFLLVTQNIDNLHQRAGSQNVLAMHGQLLQARCLYTETIFDWTDDLSVDTPHPEEPENDSMRGCLRPNVVWFGEMPIGLSRIEQAAQAADLFIAIGTSGLVYPAAGIVAQTPPSCRRIEVNLDDTPASSAFDETIRGKAGDEVPQLLDHFKAM; this is translated from the coding sequence ATGAACGTTCTGATCCTCTCCGGTGCCGGCATCTCGGCTGAGTCCGGCATCCCGACTTTTCGTGACGCCGACGGACTTTGGGAAGGCCATGCGGTGGAAGAGGTCGCCACGCCACAAGGCTTTGCACGCAATCCTGATTTGGTGCACGAGTTTTACAACCAACGACGACGAGCACTGCAGCAACCGAACATTCAACCCAACGCGGCTCACGTTGCATTGGCGGATTTCGAGCGAGACCATCTCGCGAAAGATCGCGGTCGTTTCTTGCTGGTGACGCAGAACATCGACAATCTGCATCAACGTGCGGGCAGTCAAAATGTGCTGGCAATGCACGGACAATTGCTGCAAGCTCGCTGCCTATATACCGAAACCATCTTCGATTGGACGGACGATCTCAGCGTGGACACGCCGCATCCCGAGGAACCTGAAAACGATTCCATGCGAGGCTGTTTGCGTCCGAATGTGGTTTGGTTCGGCGAGATGCCAATCGGACTGTCGCGTATCGAACAAGCGGCTCAGGCGGCCGATCTCTTCATCGCCATCGGGACTTCAGGGTTGGTTTATCCCGCTGCGGGAATCGTTGCGCAAACCCCGCCTTCTTGCCGACGCATCGAAGTCAATCTGGATGACACTCCTGCATCGAGCGCCTTCGACGAAACCATTCGCGGTAAAGCGGGCGATGAAGTCCCCCAGCTCTTGGATCACTTCAAAGCGATGTAA
- a CDS encoding acetyltransferase produces MDVLQCLGTSDPLFDWVQEIRRDGSNQTLFDFDDFSRHYVLVWEGQPLGALTVQEASEARLDCEDHYPSAVFERHRDQLFGTCKLRIRRGPATPMLALRTLVRGLWQDQLQRGKRICIVNAEHRMRAFYRRIGFSHLPGFDFVHPQLSTQSIVLLMGVDTSQRSYCQDLFETIHNPVDQQALVEACCGSLAGIGLTSKTGPRKLAVAA; encoded by the coding sequence ATGGACGTGTTGCAGTGCTTGGGAACGAGCGACCCATTGTTTGATTGGGTCCAAGAGATCCGGCGAGATGGATCAAATCAGACGCTCTTCGACTTTGATGATTTCAGTCGTCACTATGTTTTGGTTTGGGAGGGACAGCCTCTTGGGGCTTTGACCGTTCAAGAAGCAAGCGAGGCTCGATTGGATTGTGAGGATCACTATCCTTCCGCCGTTTTCGAGCGTCACCGTGATCAATTGTTCGGGACTTGCAAGCTAAGGATTCGACGCGGTCCGGCCACGCCGATGTTGGCACTGAGGACGCTCGTGCGGGGCTTGTGGCAAGATCAACTGCAGCGTGGCAAGCGAATCTGCATCGTGAACGCAGAGCATCGAATGCGAGCGTTCTATCGACGCATTGGATTCAGTCATTTGCCTGGCTTTGACTTCGTTCATCCCCAGTTGAGCACACAAAGCATTGTGTTGTTGATGGGGGTGGACACGAGTCAGCGTTCTTACTGTCAGGACTTGTTTGAGACCATTCACAACCCGGTCGATCAGCAGGCTTTGGTGGAAGCGTGTTGCGGTTCGCTCGCAGGAATCGGTTTGACTTCAAAGACTGGGCCTCGCAAGTTGGCGGTGGCGGCATGA
- a CDS encoding ribonuclease R family protein, which produces MQVSQELTDRVLRLVHAAEYRPSKPKKIAALLELDADGYREVRRVIKQLVLEGRLVYGGNHLVMAAAAFGGPADQIRGTFRRAMGGGFGFVRPSSGGGNADADVPEDVFVPPGMTGGALEGDLVAVMIEPGRRGGVEGRVVEVLQRARRQFTGTFYSSPQSNHPGSDTIDGPVVYLDGVHYEAPIGVGDVRGLPLQDNDKIFVEIVDFPDEEGGGGEAVILERLGSSKNPAIDTLTIMRQFGLPDEFPEEVLDEAREQADAFNDDEVPEDRKDLTEMLTITIDPFDARDFDDAISLQREDGRWRLWVHIADVSHFVPVNGKLDVEARRRGTSVYLPDRVIPMIPEIISNHLASLQPERMRLVKTVEIEMLDDLTITHSEVHNAAIRSDRRFNYEQIDQFLASPGTFQSDWGEPICELLTNMHTLAMKIRKRRFKDGSLSMDMPDIKLELDRTGKVKGAYQVENTESHQIIEEFMLLGNEAVAMWLDDLELNFLHRIHAPPERRKLRQLSSFVKDLGLGFDNVESRFEIQAVLDKVAGTRLENAVNFAVLKSMSKAVYGPHREGHYALDKEHYCHFTSPIRRYPDLSVHRLVQRLLDEKPTPDESFAELVKLGHECSDAERNAAQAERELIELKLLHFLKKKQGETLEAVISRVFADGIHARCLKLPVDGFIPVTELPRDQYRFERRGQMLVGFQEGNRYRLGDHLTVRIGKVDLQDRQLYLDVVKNHSAGRNDPRPTSKSKAKQSPYKNKKKADRRDKKKRRRR; this is translated from the coding sequence ATGCAAGTCTCACAAGAATTGACCGATCGCGTTCTGCGACTCGTTCATGCGGCGGAATACCGTCCTAGCAAACCCAAAAAAATCGCGGCTCTGTTGGAACTGGATGCGGACGGTTACCGCGAAGTTCGGCGAGTGATCAAGCAATTGGTGCTGGAAGGCCGGCTGGTGTATGGCGGCAACCACTTGGTGATGGCCGCGGCCGCGTTTGGCGGTCCTGCTGATCAGATTCGCGGAACGTTCCGACGCGCCATGGGTGGCGGCTTTGGATTTGTCCGACCGTCCAGCGGAGGCGGCAATGCGGATGCCGATGTTCCCGAAGATGTCTTCGTTCCACCGGGCATGACCGGCGGTGCACTGGAAGGCGACTTGGTCGCGGTCATGATCGAACCGGGACGACGCGGCGGCGTGGAAGGCCGAGTGGTGGAAGTCCTGCAACGTGCACGCCGCCAATTCACGGGCACGTTTTACTCCTCCCCGCAATCCAACCACCCCGGCTCTGACACGATCGATGGACCGGTCGTCTATCTCGACGGCGTTCACTACGAAGCCCCTATCGGCGTCGGCGACGTTCGCGGATTGCCTCTGCAAGACAACGACAAGATCTTCGTCGAGATCGTTGACTTTCCCGACGAAGAAGGCGGTGGCGGTGAAGCGGTGATTCTCGAACGCTTGGGCAGCAGCAAAAACCCGGCGATCGACACGCTGACGATCATGCGGCAGTTCGGTTTGCCGGACGAGTTTCCGGAAGAGGTGCTGGACGAGGCTCGCGAACAGGCCGATGCGTTCAACGACGATGAGGTTCCGGAGGATCGCAAGGATCTGACGGAGATGTTGACCATCACGATCGATCCTTTCGATGCCCGCGATTTCGACGATGCCATCTCATTGCAACGCGAAGACGGCCGCTGGCGTTTGTGGGTGCACATCGCCGACGTCAGCCACTTTGTTCCGGTCAATGGAAAGCTGGACGTGGAGGCGCGACGCCGCGGCACCAGCGTCTATCTGCCTGACCGTGTGATTCCGATGATCCCCGAGATCATCAGCAACCACTTGGCGTCGCTGCAGCCCGAACGCATGCGTTTGGTGAAGACCGTTGAGATCGAGATGCTGGACGATCTGACCATCACCCACAGCGAAGTGCACAACGCTGCGATTCGAAGTGATCGACGATTCAACTACGAACAGATCGATCAATTCCTGGCATCGCCGGGAACATTCCAAAGCGATTGGGGAGAACCAATCTGCGAATTGCTAACCAACATGCACACGTTGGCGATGAAAATTCGCAAACGTCGCTTCAAAGACGGTTCGCTGTCGATGGACATGCCCGACATCAAGTTGGAATTGGATCGCACCGGCAAGGTCAAAGGCGCCTACCAAGTCGAGAACACCGAGAGTCACCAAATCATCGAAGAGTTCATGTTGCTCGGCAATGAAGCCGTCGCAATGTGGCTGGATGATTTGGAACTCAACTTCCTGCATCGCATCCACGCCCCGCCCGAACGACGCAAACTTCGTCAACTGAGCAGCTTTGTCAAAGACCTGGGACTCGGGTTTGACAACGTGGAAAGCCGCTTTGAGATCCAAGCCGTCCTGGACAAAGTCGCGGGCACGCGTCTTGAGAACGCTGTCAATTTCGCCGTGTTAAAAAGCATGAGCAAAGCGGTTTACGGACCGCACCGGGAAGGACACTACGCACTCGACAAAGAGCACTACTGCCACTTCACCAGCCCCATCCGCCGGTACCCCGACCTGAGCGTTCACCGGTTGGTCCAACGATTGTTGGATGAGAAACCCACTCCGGACGAATCATTCGCGGAGTTGGTCAAATTGGGGCACGAGTGCAGCGACGCTGAACGCAATGCGGCACAGGCGGAACGCGAATTGATCGAGCTGAAACTGCTTCACTTCCTGAAGAAGAAACAAGGCGAAACGCTTGAGGCCGTCATCAGCCGAGTATTCGCCGACGGCATCCATGCGCGGTGTCTGAAGCTTCCTGTTGACGGCTTCATTCCCGTGACGGAACTGCCTCGCGATCAGTATCGATTTGAGCGACGTGGCCAGATGCTGGTTGGTTTCCAAGAAGGCAACCGCTATCGCCTCGGCGATCACTTGACGGTGCGGATCGGCAAGGTGGATCTGCAGGATCGCCAGCTCTATCTGGACGTTGTCAAAAACCATTCCGCCGGACGCAACGATCCGCGTCCGACATCGAAGAGCAAAGCGAAGCAGTCACCTTACAAGAACAAAAAGAAGGCTGATCGCCGGGACAAGAAGAAACGTCGACGGCGATGA
- a CDS encoding SRPBCC family protein, with amino-acid sequence MPAFHIQRSQCIDADVQDVYDAVVDYSTWTRWSPWLQVDPEAEVNVSEPSNKIGATYHWNGELVGEGSMTHSQLEPPKNAASKASMKADLAFIKPFKSESKVEFEIEPMMTDGRPGSKITWHMRGKLPWFLFWMKSMMEVFVGMDYERGLLMFKQFVETGEVLSKLEIQGVVNEPERMVIGQRGGCTMDDLGEHMTATLNRVKPHYDSSDARVHDWASLYHTTSDLRKRWFDYTAGYLADAGTPVPNDCVADIAPAGKFLLVRHIGDYAHMGNAWSGGIQYIRYKKLKMAKAVGYEIYRNDPETTETKDLITDVYIALK; translated from the coding sequence ATGCCAGCATTTCACATTCAGCGTTCTCAGTGCATCGACGCGGACGTTCAAGACGTCTACGACGCGGTGGTCGACTATTCGACGTGGACTCGCTGGTCGCCCTGGTTGCAGGTGGACCCCGAAGCGGAAGTGAACGTTAGCGAACCGTCCAACAAAATCGGCGCGACCTATCACTGGAATGGCGAGCTGGTCGGCGAAGGCTCGATGACCCATAGCCAATTAGAGCCGCCAAAAAACGCGGCCTCCAAAGCTTCCATGAAGGCTGATCTGGCGTTTATCAAACCATTCAAGTCGGAATCGAAAGTCGAGTTTGAGATTGAGCCGATGATGACCGACGGTCGACCAGGTTCGAAGATCACTTGGCACATGCGAGGCAAACTGCCTTGGTTCTTGTTCTGGATGAAGTCAATGATGGAAGTGTTCGTGGGCATGGACTACGAACGCGGCTTGTTGATGTTCAAACAGTTTGTCGAAACGGGGGAGGTGCTATCCAAGCTGGAGATCCAAGGCGTTGTCAACGAACCCGAACGAATGGTCATTGGGCAGCGCGGCGGATGCACGATGGATGATCTGGGCGAGCACATGACGGCGACGCTCAACCGGGTGAAGCCTCACTACGATTCGTCCGATGCTCGCGTGCACGATTGGGCCAGCCTGTATCACACGACTTCTGATTTGCGCAAACGATGGTTCGATTACACGGCGGGTTACTTGGCAGATGCGGGCACGCCAGTTCCAAACGATTGCGTGGCCGACATTGCACCCGCCGGGAAGTTTCTGTTGGTCCGCCACATCGGTGACTACGCACACATGGGCAACGCCTGGTCGGGCGGGATTCAATACATCCGATACAAGAAACTGAAGATGGCGAAAGCCGTTGGCTATGAGATCTATCGCAATGATCCCGAGACCACGGAAACAAAGGATTTGATCACCGACGTTTACATCGCTTTGAAGTGA